From Callithrix jacchus isolate 240 chromosome 15, calJac240_pri, whole genome shotgun sequence, one genomic window encodes:
- the CLEC3B gene encoding tetranectin → MDLWGAYLLLCLFSLLTQVTAEPQTQKDKKAANAKKDVVSPKMFEEIKSRLDSLAQEVALLKEQQALQTVCLKGTKVHMKCFLAFTQAKTFHEASEDCISRGGTLGTPQTGSENDALYEYLRQSVGNEAEVWLGFNDMASEGSWVDMTGARITYKNWETEITAQPDGGKTENCAVLSGAANGKWLDKGCRDQHSYICQFSIV, encoded by the exons ATGGATCTCTGGGGGGCCTACCTGCTCCTctgcctcttctccctcctgACCCAGGTCACTGCCGAGCCACAAACCCAGAAGGACAAGAAGGCTGCAAATGCCAAGAAAG ATGTTGTGAGCCCGAAGATGTTTGAGGAGATCAAGAGCCGTCTGGACAGCCTGGCCCAGGAGGTGGCCCTGCTGAAGGAGCAGCAGGCCCTGCAGACGG TCTGCCTGAAGGGGACCAAGGTGCACATGAAATGCTTTCTGGCCTTCACCCAGGCAAAGACCTTCCACGAGGCCAGTGAGGACTGCATCTCGCGTGGGGGCACCCTGGGCACCCCGCAGACGGGCTCGGAGAACGACGCCCTGTACGAGTACCTGCGCCAGAGCGTGGGTAACGAGGCCGAGGTGTGGCTAGGCTTCAACGATATGGCGTCGGAGGGTTCCTGGGTGGACATGACCGGCGCCCGCATCACCTACAAGAACTGGGAGACCGAGATCACCGCGCAGCCCGACGGCGGCAAGACGGAGAACTGCGCAGTGCTGTCCGGAGCCGCCAACGGCAAGTGGTTGGACAAGGGCTGCCGCGACCAGCATTCCTACATCTGCCAATTCTCCATCGTGTAG